A stretch of Paracoccus sp. N5 DNA encodes these proteins:
- a CDS encoding NAD(P)/FAD-dependent oxidoreductase: MPDAPAAGPIDCLIVGGGPAGLTAAIYLGRFHRKVVLVDKGEGRLKMIPRSHNHPGYPQGVVGADLLENMADQARRYGADLRRGEVTGLRRDGRLFTAQTDAGPITARTVLLATGVVNHRPPVPEDVHADAVDRGLLRYCPICDAFEQTGKRIGVLGGDRHPLAEALFLRTYSPDIVMISLTGEGLDPDAQAQADAAGISVVAAPVSGFDFSGDRVVLTLADGQTEVMDTLYAALGSHTRNDLGRMLGTDLVGGQCYATDPHQRASLDGVYAAGDAVDGLDQIGTAMGTGSRAAVAIHNDLRDQDGQTLD; this comes from the coding sequence ATGCCAGACGCCCCCGCCGCCGGACCGATTGACTGCCTGATCGTCGGGGGCGGCCCGGCCGGCCTGACCGCGGCCATCTATCTGGGCCGCTTCCACCGCAAGGTGGTGCTGGTCGACAAGGGCGAGGGGCGACTGAAGATGATCCCGCGGTCGCACAACCACCCGGGCTATCCGCAGGGCGTGGTCGGCGCCGACCTGCTGGAGAACATGGCCGACCAGGCGCGCCGCTACGGGGCCGATCTGCGCCGAGGGGAAGTCACCGGGCTGCGGCGCGACGGCCGGCTCTTCACCGCCCAGACCGACGCAGGCCCGATCACCGCCCGCACCGTCCTGCTGGCGACCGGGGTGGTCAACCACCGCCCGCCGGTCCCCGAGGACGTGCACGCCGACGCCGTCGACCGCGGCCTGCTGCGCTATTGCCCGATCTGCGACGCGTTCGAACAGACCGGCAAGCGCATCGGCGTGCTGGGCGGCGACCGACACCCCCTGGCCGAGGCGCTGTTCCTGCGCACCTACAGCCCGGACATCGTGATGATCTCGCTGACCGGCGAGGGGCTGGACCCCGACGCCCAAGCGCAGGCCGACGCGGCCGGGATCAGCGTCGTCGCGGCACCCGTCTCGGGGTTCGACTTCTCGGGCGACCGGGTGGTGCTGACGCTGGCCGACGGCCAGACCGAGGTGATGGACACGCTGTATGCCGCACTGGGGTCGCACACCCGCAACGACCTGGGACGGATGCTGGGGACCGATCTGGTCGGCGGCCAGTGCTATGCGACCGATCCCCACCAGCGCGCCAGTCTGGACGGGGTCTATGCCGCCGGCGACGCGGTCGATGGGCTGGACCAGATCGGCACGGCGATGGGCACCGGCTCGCGCGCCGCGGTGGCGATCCACAACGATCTGCGCGACCAGGACGGGCAGACGCTCGACTAG